One Streptosporangium sp. NBC_01495 DNA window includes the following coding sequences:
- a CDS encoding TetR/AcrR family transcriptional regulator — MRKSAENEESEEGGEDVSAPRARRRGRPPRDRSAPSTPDRILTEATGLFARHGADGVSMRDIATRVGIDVSSVHHHFPSKASLYDACFARVFELEQATLTPPVRAFLAAVRSEPAGDVVGAMHDLVDAFVDFLDEHPQTTFLWLRRWLDPTLHLSLDEAYSLPIYGEIERALLEAATRGLVVEPTPHITVRSLVWAAHGHVTALSARGGDAVTADREKREFRAYAHRFIDRLYATPGSGGSTG; from the coding sequence ATGAGGAAGAGCGCGGAAAACGAGGAGAGCGAGGAGGGCGGAGAGGACGTCTCCGCGCCCCGGGCACGCCGCAGGGGGCGCCCGCCCAGGGACCGCTCGGCGCCGTCCACTCCAGACCGCATCCTCACCGAGGCGACCGGCCTCTTCGCCCGGCACGGGGCCGACGGCGTCTCCATGCGCGACATCGCCACCCGGGTCGGGATCGACGTCTCCAGCGTGCACCACCACTTCCCGTCGAAGGCGTCCCTGTACGACGCCTGCTTCGCCCGCGTCTTCGAGCTGGAGCAGGCGACGTTGACGCCGCCGGTGCGCGCCTTCCTCGCCGCCGTGCGCTCCGAACCCGCGGGCGACGTCGTGGGCGCCATGCACGACCTGGTGGACGCGTTCGTCGACTTCCTCGACGAGCATCCCCAGACCACGTTCCTGTGGCTGCGGCGGTGGCTGGACCCCACCCTCCACCTGTCCCTGGACGAGGCGTACTCGCTGCCGATCTACGGCGAGATCGAGCGCGCCCTGCTGGAGGCGGCCACCCGCGGCCTCGTCGTCGAGCCGACGCCGCACATCACCGTGCGCAGCCTGGTCTGGGCGGCCCACGGCCACGTGACCGCGCTGAGCGCCCGCGGCGGCGACGCCGTGACCGCCGACCGCGAGAAGCGCGAGTTCCGCGCCTACGCCCACCGCTTCATCGACCGGCTCTACGCGACCCCTGGCTCGGGCGGCTCCACAGGCTAA
- a CDS encoding BTAD domain-containing putative transcriptional regulator: MRFGVLGPLAVWTTSGEPVAIPGLKVRTLLADLLVHEGRPVPADRLIDDLWGDDPPGNPAGALAAKVSQLRRVLEDAEPGCRDLVARHPAGYVMRADTDVAGFLRLLDEAALAGDPSARAALLADALASWRGPAFADFGDEPFARPAIARLEERWLTAQEDRAEVRLELGEHVRLAGELGDLLAAHPLRERLRAAHMRALYRSGRQSEALDSYEELRVLLAGELGLDPGSDLVALHRAVLAQDPALAAPGPLPDRPGTNLPAPLTDLVGREEAVAGIRALLEAERLVTLTGPGGVGKTRLAVETARQLTGSAPPGIVRDGVWLVELAALDRPGDEDAVHRLAEMIMTVLDVQDIAGAAPVTAADRLTEALRPRRLLLVLDNCEHVVEPVAELAGALLRAAPGLRILATGQEPIALPGEVVWSVPPLEVPGRAVDDIPALERTASVRLFVARASAVTQGARGFALDADTAPAVATLCRRLDGIPLALELAATRVPVLGVHGLVARLDDRFRLLSTGHRGVPPRQQTLTAMIDWSWDLLTDAERAVLRRLAVHADGCTMEAAEAVCAEDDLPAADVLDLVARLVNRSLVVMVDGADGPRYRLLESVAAYCVERLQHSGEYERVRRRHLRHYTGLAERAEPRLYEADQRRWLRRLDSDAANLRAALNAAVRDGDAGGALRLVGAMAWYWFLRGRLTEAHRSLAAALAVPGGPPGAVPGGDESGTVRDHAPDTLLDREPDIADGSGGVPFAALRARALTWKAVIVFLRGDVAVADREELRRTALEAYEDAGDPGGRARAWWILAYAGVDLGDLSAAGDLLDRALPAFEALGDRWGTAATLALRAKLAHVRGDLDGLGRDGERSARIFGELGERWGQLESGGWLGALAEMTGDLDRAERLQRDGMRLAEELGLWTEFAGRLGWLGWIALQRGDYARAAESSERSLRLAVEQGHRPGQTFARMGLAFAARRDGRLDVAETHLRDVLDGTPPDAGEPPPYLPMVVTELGFVAELRGDAATALTLHLSALDLVARFDGARAMTVSVYGLAGALAVAGHHDRAARLLGAGAAALASGSMPLTPLESGDIDRITARIRDALGEERFATESGRGASLTAEQIRSLAVIPDTAASSPDRIRVPAGPAVAGDGGVPAQASKSTP; this comes from the coding sequence ATGCGTTTCGGGGTGCTTGGGCCGCTGGCCGTGTGGACGACCTCCGGCGAACCGGTGGCGATCCCCGGGCTGAAGGTCCGCACCCTGCTGGCCGACCTCCTCGTCCACGAGGGACGCCCGGTGCCCGCCGACCGGCTCATCGACGACCTGTGGGGCGACGATCCGCCCGGCAACCCGGCCGGCGCCCTGGCCGCCAAGGTCTCGCAGCTGCGCAGGGTGCTGGAGGACGCCGAGCCCGGCTGCCGGGATCTGGTCGCCCGCCACCCCGCGGGCTACGTGATGAGGGCCGACACCGACGTGGCCGGTTTCCTGCGCCTGCTCGACGAGGCGGCCCTGGCCGGGGACCCGTCGGCCAGGGCCGCGCTGCTGGCCGACGCGCTGGCGTCGTGGCGCGGTCCCGCGTTCGCCGACTTCGGCGACGAGCCGTTCGCGCGCCCCGCGATCGCGCGGCTGGAGGAGCGGTGGCTCACCGCGCAGGAGGACCGCGCGGAGGTACGGCTGGAGCTGGGCGAGCACGTCCGGCTCGCGGGAGAACTCGGCGACCTGCTCGCCGCGCACCCCCTCAGGGAGCGGCTGCGCGCCGCGCACATGCGCGCCCTGTACCGGTCCGGGCGGCAGAGCGAGGCACTGGACAGCTACGAGGAGCTGCGCGTCCTGCTCGCCGGCGAGCTGGGCCTGGATCCGGGCTCCGACCTGGTCGCCCTGCACCGGGCCGTCCTCGCCCAGGACCCGGCACTGGCCGCGCCCGGCCCTCTCCCGGACAGGCCCGGCACCAACCTCCCCGCGCCCCTCACCGACCTGGTCGGCAGGGAGGAGGCCGTCGCCGGGATCCGCGCCCTGCTGGAGGCGGAACGGCTGGTGACGCTCACCGGTCCCGGCGGCGTGGGCAAGACCCGTCTGGCGGTCGAGACCGCCAGACAGCTGACCGGCTCGGCTCCCCCCGGCATCGTGCGTGACGGGGTGTGGCTGGTCGAGCTGGCCGCGCTCGACCGTCCCGGCGACGAGGACGCGGTCCACCGGCTGGCTGAGATGATCATGACGGTGCTGGACGTCCAGGACATCGCGGGTGCCGCGCCGGTGACCGCCGCCGACCGGCTCACCGAGGCGCTGCGCCCCCGGCGGCTGCTGCTGGTGCTGGACAACTGCGAGCACGTCGTCGAGCCGGTCGCCGAGCTGGCCGGAGCGCTGCTGCGCGCCGCCCCGGGGCTGCGGATCCTCGCGACCGGCCAGGAGCCGATCGCCCTGCCCGGCGAGGTGGTCTGGAGCGTCCCGCCGCTGGAGGTGCCCGGCCGGGCCGTCGACGACATCCCCGCCCTGGAGCGGACGGCTTCCGTACGGCTGTTCGTGGCACGCGCGTCCGCAGTGACCCAGGGGGCCCGGGGGTTCGCCCTCGACGCGGACACCGCCCCGGCGGTCGCGACGCTGTGCCGCAGGCTGGACGGCATCCCGCTGGCGCTGGAGCTGGCCGCGACGAGGGTCCCCGTCCTCGGGGTGCACGGTCTCGTCGCCCGCCTCGACGACCGGTTCAGGCTGCTGTCCACCGGGCACCGGGGTGTCCCCCCGCGCCAGCAGACCCTGACGGCGATGATCGACTGGAGCTGGGACCTGCTGACCGACGCCGAGCGCGCCGTCCTGCGCCGCCTCGCCGTGCACGCCGACGGCTGCACGATGGAGGCCGCCGAGGCCGTCTGCGCGGAGGACGACCTTCCGGCCGCGGACGTGCTCGACCTGGTGGCACGGCTGGTGAACCGGTCGCTGGTGGTCATGGTGGACGGTGCCGACGGGCCGAGATACCGGTTGCTGGAGTCGGTGGCGGCGTACTGCGTCGAGCGCCTCCAGCACTCCGGGGAGTACGAGCGGGTGCGGCGGCGGCACCTGCGCCACTACACCGGCCTAGCCGAGCGGGCCGAGCCGCGCCTCTACGAGGCGGACCAGCGACGCTGGCTGCGGCGCCTCGACTCCGACGCCGCGAACCTCCGCGCCGCGCTGAACGCGGCCGTCAGGGACGGCGACGCGGGCGGCGCGCTGCGCCTCGTCGGCGCGATGGCCTGGTACTGGTTCCTGCGCGGCCGGCTGACCGAGGCCCACCGGTCCCTGGCGGCGGCACTCGCCGTCCCCGGCGGACCCCCGGGCGCCGTCCCCGGGGGCGACGAATCCGGCACCGTCCGAGACCACGCGCCGGACACCCTCCTGGACCGCGAACCGGACATCGCCGACGGTTCCGGAGGCGTACCGTTCGCCGCGCTCCGGGCCAGGGCCCTCACCTGGAAGGCCGTGATCGTGTTCCTCCGCGGTGACGTCGCCGTCGCCGACCGGGAGGAGCTCCGCCGGACCGCCCTGGAGGCGTACGAGGACGCGGGCGATCCCGGCGGGCGGGCCAGGGCGTGGTGGATCCTCGCCTACGCGGGGGTCGACCTCGGCGACCTGTCCGCCGCCGGGGACCTGCTGGACCGGGCGCTACCCGCCTTCGAGGCGCTCGGCGACCGATGGGGGACGGCCGCGACCCTCGCCCTCCGGGCCAAGCTCGCGCACGTACGCGGTGACCTGGACGGACTCGGACGCGACGGCGAGCGCAGCGCGCGGATCTTCGGCGAGCTCGGGGAGCGCTGGGGACAGCTGGAGTCCGGCGGCTGGCTCGGCGCGCTGGCCGAGATGACCGGTGACCTCGACCGGGCCGAACGGCTGCAGCGCGACGGCATGCGCCTGGCCGAGGAGCTCGGGCTGTGGACGGAGTTCGCCGGGCGGCTGGGCTGGCTGGGCTGGATCGCGCTGCAGCGCGGCGACTACGCGCGGGCGGCGGAGTCGAGCGAGAGATCGCTGCGGCTCGCCGTGGAGCAGGGCCACCGGCCCGGGCAGACCTTCGCCCGGATGGGACTGGCCTTCGCCGCGCGCAGGGACGGCCGCCTCGACGTCGCGGAGACCCACCTGCGCGACGTGCTGGACGGTACCCCGCCCGACGCCGGGGAGCCGCCGCCGTACCTCCCGATGGTCGTGACCGAGCTCGGCTTCGTCGCCGAGCTGCGCGGCGACGCGGCGACGGCCCTCACCCTGCACCTCTCGGCCCTCGATCTCGTGGCCAGGTTCGACGGGGCCCGGGCGATGACGGTCTCCGTGTACGGTCTGGCCGGGGCCCTGGCCGTCGCCGGACACCACGACCGCGCCGCCCGGCTCCTGGGCGCGGGCGCCGCGGCCCTCGCGTCGGGCTCCATGCCCCTGACCCCGCTGGAGAGCGGCGACATCGACCGGATCACCGCGCGGATCCGCGACGCGCTGGGCGAGGAGCGCTTCGCCACCGAATCCGGACGCGGCGCCTCGCTCACCGCCGAGCAGATCAGATCCCTGGCCGTCATACCGGACACCGCCGCGTCCTCACCGGACCGGATCCGCGTCCCCGCCGGGCCGGCGGTGGCCGGGGACGGGGGCGTGCCCGCCCAGGCAAGTAAATCAACTCCGTGA
- a CDS encoding SDR family NAD(P)-dependent oxidoreductase, giving the protein MRTGEPGREATVGGVPGPEATAGGDTGASQGATTDHEGTPDRSVTASREDVPGRGVTTDREGTPDRSVTASREDVPGRGVTTDHVGTPDRSVTTDREGVPGRGVTAVVGGGAAGIAAAKALVEAGLPVLGVERAASLGGLWRLDGDTASYEGLRLNTSKPRTEFSDFPMPAEWPDYPTRAQMLEYLRSYADRFGVGERFRFGTTLESARRTEDGWELELTGPGGPYRETVEHLVVANGHNHEPRLPEPPYPGTFTGTESHAHDYVTPAELAGKRVLVVGTGNSAMDIATELAGHASAVLLSARRGVWVLPKRLLGRPSDQLNGALAALLPWRVRQVISQAVLRVADRKPAGPRLPDPRRGVLQDHPTLSDSVPRLIAEGRVLARQGIARLDGSRVQFADGRVDEVDHIVWCTGYRAVTPFLDAATMPDPASTLLYRHVFPVGDDSISYVGLMQSTGSALPVVEAQGRLVAAVRAGTHRLPDPGTARRIAAAELDAARDRWGQRRPHMRIDVDQYLRVMDRELRAAPSHALAGRRILVTGAAGTFGRAMSARFTAQGAHVVGLDIARPGDSDIPIIACDITSQESVDAAVTEAAALLGGIDLLVNNAGRGGPAPAELAPGEEVEAQLRLNLLGAWRVTATVMPHLVRTRGRVVFIASRMAVLPLPLAAAYGVSKRALAAYADALRLEVGTHVGVTTVYPSMVRSPIHDSTRQAGLSLDAVSRPEPVEGVVDAIVRAVTARRAPRDVATTVRGRVEMMVGRHVPSLADRLVRRTVAARVAAGDFANAPLAAGMVSRHRS; this is encoded by the coding sequence ATGCGCACAGGGGAACCGGGCCGGGAAGCGACCGTCGGCGGCGTGCCGGGCCCGGAGGCGACCGCCGGCGGCGACACCGGAGCGAGCCAGGGGGCGACCACCGACCACGAAGGCACACCGGACCGAAGCGTGACCGCCAGCCGTGAAGACGTACCGGGCCGGGGCGTGACCACCGACCGCGAAGGCACACCGGACCGAAGCGTGACCGCCAGCCGTGAAGACGTACCGGGCCGGGGCGTGACCACCGACCACGTAGGCACACCGGACCGAAGCGTGACCACCGACCGCGAAGGCGTACCGGGCCGGGGCGTGACCGCCGTCGTCGGCGGCGGTGCGGCGGGGATAGCGGCGGCCAAGGCCCTCGTCGAGGCCGGTCTGCCTGTCCTCGGCGTCGAGCGGGCCGCCTCCCTCGGCGGCCTGTGGCGGCTGGACGGCGACACCGCGTCCTACGAGGGCCTCCGTCTCAACACGAGCAAGCCGCGCACGGAGTTCTCCGACTTCCCGATGCCCGCCGAGTGGCCCGACTACCCGACCCGCGCCCAGATGCTCGAATACCTGCGGTCTTACGCCGACCGCTTCGGGGTCGGCGAGCGTTTCCGGTTCGGCACGACCCTCGAATCGGCCCGGCGTACCGAGGACGGCTGGGAGCTGGAGCTGACCGGTCCCGGCGGGCCGTACCGCGAGACGGTGGAGCACCTGGTGGTGGCGAACGGCCACAACCACGAGCCCCGGCTGCCCGAGCCTCCGTACCCGGGGACGTTCACCGGCACCGAGTCGCACGCGCACGACTACGTCACCCCCGCCGAGCTGGCCGGGAAGCGCGTGCTCGTGGTGGGCACCGGCAACTCCGCGATGGACATCGCCACCGAACTCGCCGGCCACGCGTCCGCCGTGCTGCTGTCGGCCAGGCGAGGCGTCTGGGTGCTGCCCAAGCGGCTGCTGGGCCGCCCCTCCGACCAGCTCAACGGCGCCCTCGCGGCCCTGCTCCCCTGGCGGGTGCGGCAGGTGATCTCCCAGGCGGTGCTCAGGGTCGCCGACAGGAAACCCGCCGGACCGCGCCTTCCCGATCCCCGCCGAGGCGTGCTCCAGGACCACCCCACCCTGAGCGACTCCGTTCCCCGGCTGATCGCGGAGGGAAGGGTGCTCGCGCGCCAGGGCATCGCGCGCCTGGACGGCTCGCGGGTCCAGTTCGCCGACGGCCGGGTGGACGAGGTCGACCACATCGTCTGGTGCACCGGCTACCGGGCCGTGACGCCGTTCCTGGACGCCGCCACGATGCCGGACCCGGCGAGCACGCTGCTCTACCGCCACGTCTTCCCCGTCGGCGACGACTCGATCAGCTACGTCGGGCTGATGCAGTCGACCGGCTCGGCGCTGCCCGTCGTCGAGGCGCAGGGCCGCCTCGTCGCCGCCGTACGCGCGGGCACCCACCGGCTGCCCGACCCCGGGACCGCGCGGCGGATCGCCGCCGCCGAACTCGACGCCGCCCGCGACCGCTGGGGACAGCGCAGGCCCCACATGCGGATCGACGTCGACCAGTACCTCCGCGTCATGGACCGCGAGCTGCGCGCCGCCCCGTCCCACGCGCTGGCCGGGCGCCGGATCCTGGTCACCGGCGCGGCGGGCACCTTCGGCAGGGCGATGAGCGCGCGGTTCACCGCCCAGGGCGCGCACGTGGTCGGCCTGGACATCGCCCGTCCCGGCGACTCCGACATCCCGATCATCGCGTGCGACATCACCTCCCAGGAGTCCGTCGACGCCGCGGTGACCGAGGCCGCGGCCCTGCTCGGCGGCATCGACCTGCTGGTCAACAACGCGGGCCGGGGCGGGCCCGCCCCGGCGGAACTCGCCCCCGGCGAGGAGGTCGAGGCGCAGCTGCGGCTGAACCTCCTCGGCGCCTGGCGCGTGACGGCGACGGTCATGCCCCACCTGGTACGCACGCGCGGGCGGGTGGTCTTCATCGCCTCGCGGATGGCGGTCCTGCCACTGCCGCTGGCGGCGGCGTACGGCGTCTCCAAGCGCGCCCTCGCGGCCTACGCCGACGCGCTCCGGCTGGAGGTCGGCACGCACGTCGGCGTGACGACGGTCTACCCGAGCATGGTCCGCAGCCCGATCCACGACAGTACGCGGCAGGCCGGGCTGTCCCTGGACGCGGTGTCCAGACCGGAGCCCGTCGAGGGCGTGGTCGACGCGATCGTCCGTGCCGTCACCGCCCGCCGCGCCCCGCGCGACGTGGCGACCACCGTCAGGGGACGCGTGGAGATGATGGTCGGCAGGCACGTCCCCTCCCTGGCCGACCGCCTCGTCCGCCGCACCGTCGCCGCCCGCGTGGCGGCCGGCGACTTCGCGAACGCCCCCCTCGCGGCGGGGATGGTGAGCAGGCACCGGAGCTAG
- a CDS encoding ArsR/SmtB family transcription factor, which yields MAEFREEPIYRQLARIGKTLASPVRLRLLDVLDQGERTVEQLSDEADVPLKNTSAQLQQLRAAHLVTSRKDGTRVYYRLADERVSRFLGELQDFAGERLADLREAVSEHLGDPAVLEPVTAGELAARLADPESGIVIVDVRSAADHARGHVPGALSVPLAELRDRLDELPRDAEIVAYCGGPYCVVSPEAVRLLRERGFHARPLDGGLARWRRTGNRLHRASADPGSLAAGSTGTVSDAGTP from the coding sequence ATGGCGGAGTTTCGCGAGGAACCGATCTACCGGCAGCTGGCGCGGATCGGGAAGACGCTGGCCAGTCCGGTGCGGCTCAGACTGCTCGACGTGCTCGACCAGGGGGAACGCACCGTCGAGCAGCTGTCCGACGAGGCGGACGTCCCGCTGAAGAACACCTCGGCCCAGCTGCAGCAGCTCCGCGCCGCCCACCTGGTGACGAGCCGCAAGGACGGTACGCGGGTCTACTACCGGCTCGCCGACGAGCGGGTCTCGCGGTTCCTGGGCGAGCTGCAGGACTTCGCCGGGGAGAGGCTCGCCGACCTGCGGGAGGCGGTGTCCGAACACCTCGGCGACCCCGCCGTGCTGGAGCCGGTGACCGCGGGCGAGCTCGCCGCGCGTCTCGCCGACCCCGAATCCGGCATCGTGATCGTCGATGTCCGCTCCGCGGCCGACCACGCCCGCGGCCATGTGCCGGGGGCGCTGTCGGTGCCCCTGGCCGAGCTGCGCGATCGTCTCGACGAGCTCCCCCGGGACGCCGAGATCGTGGCCTACTGCGGCGGGCCCTACTGCGTGGTCTCCCCGGAGGCCGTACGGCTGCTGCGCGAGCGCGGCTTTCACGCGCGCCCGCTGGACGGCGGGCTCGCCCGCTGGCGGCGTACGGGCAACCGGCTGCACCGGGCCTCCGCCGACCCCGGTTCGCTCGCCGCCGGTTCCACCGGCACCGTTTCCGACGCGGGGACTCCGTGA